One genomic window of Phoenix dactylifera cultivar Barhee BC4 chromosome 6, palm_55x_up_171113_PBpolish2nd_filt_p, whole genome shotgun sequence includes the following:
- the LOC103703695 gene encoding sphinganine C4-monooxygenase 2-like, translated as MAYKVSDEMLGTFVPVLVYWVYSGLYMLLGCFDKYRLHSRKEEETKNLPSKGTVVRGVLVQQAFQIAVAIILFTVISKDERTGTNLQPSFFVVARQFVVAMLVLDTWQYFVHRYMHVNKCLYRHIHYKHHSLVVPYAYGALYNHPLEGLLLDTVGGAMSFLISGMTPRTAIFFFSFATIKTVDDHCGLWLPGNPLHVFFSNNSAYHDVHHQLYGGKYNFSQPFFVMWDKILGTYMPYSLVKRKDGGLEAKPVKD; from the exons ATGGCTTACAAGGTATCTGATGAGATGTTAGGAACCTTTGTACCTGTTCTAGTTTACTGGGTGTACTCTGGCCTTTACATGCTGCTGGGTTGCTTCGACAAGTACCGGCTGCACTccaggaaggaggaagaaaccaAGAATTTGCCCTCGAAAGGAACTGTTGTCAGAGGTGTTCTCGTTCAACAGGCATTTCAGATTGCTGTAGCTATCATCCTATTCACG GTGATAAGCAAAGATGAAAGGACTGGTACAAACTTGCAACCTTCCTTCTTCGTGGTGGCGAGACAATTTGTGGTCGCAATGCTTGTCTTGGACACATGGCAGTACTTTGTCCATAGATACATGCATGTTAACAAGTGCTTGTATCGCCACATCCACTATAAGCATCACAGCCTTGTTGTGCCTTACGCATATGGAGCTCTATACAACCACCCACTTGAGGGGCTGCTTCTCGACACAGTTGGCGGTGCCATGTCTTTCCTCATCTCTGGCATGACCCCTCGTActgccatcttcttcttctcctttgcaACCATTAAAACAGTTGATGATCATTGTGGGCTGTGGCTTCCTGGGAATCCCCTCCATGTTTTCTTTAGCAACAACAGTGCTTACCATGATGTTCACCATCAGCTCTATGGTGGAAAATACAACTTCTCACAGCCATTCTTTGTTATGTGGGACAAAATCCTTGGAACATACATGCCTTATTCCCTGGTAAAAAGAAAGGATGGAGGCCTGGAAGCAAAGCCAGTCAAAGATTAG